From the genome of Symphalangus syndactylus isolate Jambi chromosome 5, NHGRI_mSymSyn1-v2.1_pri, whole genome shotgun sequence, one region includes:
- the FES gene encoding tyrosine-protein kinase Fes/Fps isoform X6, whose amino-acid sequence MGFSSELCSPQGHGVLQQMQEAELRLLEGMRKWMAQRVKSDREYAGLLHHMSLQDSGAQSRGISPDSPISQTHSQDIEKLKSQYRVLARDSAQAKRKYQEASKDKDRDKAKDKYVRSLWKLFAHHNRYVLGVRAAQLHHQHHHQLLLPGLLRSLQDLHEEMACILKEILQEYLEISSLVQDEVVAIHQEMAAAAARIQPEAEYQGFLRHYGSAPDVPPCVTFDESLLEEGEPLEPGELQLNELTVESVQHTLTSVTDELAVATEMVFRRQEMVTQLQQELRNEEENTHPRGRVQLLGKRQVLQEALQGLQVALCSQAKLQAQQDLLRTKLEQLGPSEPPAVLLLQDDRHSTSSSEQEREGGRTPTLEILKSHISGIFRPKFSNLYRLEGEGFPSIPLLIDHLLSTQQPLTKKSGVILHRAVPKDKWVLNHEDLVLGEQIGRGNFGEVFSGRLRADNTLVAVKSCRETLPPDLKAKFLQEARILKQYSHPNIVRLIGVCTQKQPIYIVMELVQGGDFLTFLRTEGARLRVKTLLQMVGDAAAGMEYLESKCCIHRDLAARNCLVTEKNVLKISDFGMSREEADGVYAASGGLRQVPVKWTAPEALNYGRYSSESDVWSFGILLWETFSLGASPYPNLSNQQTREFVEKGGRLPCPELCPDAVFRLMEQCWAYEPGQRPSFSTIYQELQSIRKRHR is encoded by the exons ATGGGCTTCTCTTCCGAGCTGTGCAGCCCCCAGGGCCACGGGGTCCTGCAGCAGATGCAGGAGGCCGAGCTTCGTCTACTGGAGGGCATGAGAAAGTGGATGGCCCAGCGGGTCAAGAGTGACAGGGAGTATGCAGGACTGCTTCACCACATGTCCCTGCAGGACAGTGGGGCCCAGAGCCGGGGCATCAGCCCTGACAGCCCCATCAGCCAG ACCCACAGCCAGGACATTGAGAAGCTGAAGAGCCAGTACCGAGTTCTGGCACGGGACAGTGCCCAAGCCAAGCGCAAGTACCAGGAGGCCAGCAAAG ACAAGGACCGTGACAAGGCCAAGGACAAGTATGTGCGCAGCCTGTGGAAGCTCTTTGCTCACCACAACCGCTATGTGCTGGGCGTGCGGGCTGCACAGCtacaccaccagcaccaccaccagcTCCTGCTGCCCGGCCTGCTGCGGTCACTGCAGGACCTGCACGAGGAGATGGCTTGCATCCT GAAGGAGATCCTGCAGGAATACCTGGAGATTAGCAGCCTGGTGCAGGATGAGGTGGTGGCCATTCACCAGGAGATGGCTGCAGCTGCTGCCCGCATCCAGCCTGAGGCTGAGTACCAAGGCTTCCTGCGACACTATGG GTCCGCACCTGACGTCCCACCCTGCGTCACATTCGATGAGTCACTGCTTGAGGAGGGTGAACCGCTGGAGCCTGGGGAGCTCCAGCTGAACGAGCTGACTGTGGAGAGCGTGCAGCACAC GCTGACCTCGGTGACAGATGAGCTGGCTGTGGCCACCGAGATGGTGTTCAGGCGGCAGGAGATGGTTACACAGCTGCAACAGGAGCTCCGGAATGAAGAGGAGAACACCCACCCCCGGGGGCG GGTGCAGCTGCTGGGCAAGAGGCAGGTGCTGCAAGAAGCACTGCAGGGGCTGCAGGTAGCGCTGTGCAGCCAGGCCAAGCTGCAGGCCCAGCAGGACTTGCTGCGGACcaagctggagcagctgggcccCAGCGAGCCCCCGGCCGTGCTGCTCCTGCAGGATGACCGCCACTCCACGTCGTCCTCG GAGCAGGAGCGAGAGGGGGGAAGGACGCCCACGCTGGAGATCCTTAAGAGCCACATCTCAGGAATCTTCCGCCCCAAGTTCTCG AACCTGTACCGACTGGAAGGGGAAGGCTTTCCCAGCATTCCTTTGCTCATCGACCACCTACTGAGCACCCAGCAGCCCCTCACCAAGAAGAGTGGTGTCATCCTGCACAGGGCTGTGCCCAAG GACAAGTGGGTGCTGAACCATGAGGACCTGGTGTTGGGTGAGCAGATTGGACGG GGGAACTTTGGCGAAGTGTTCAGCGGACGCCTGCGAGCCGACAACACCCTGGTGGCGGTGAAGTCTTGTCGAGAGACGCTCCCACCTGACCTCAAGGCCAAGTTTCTACAGGAAGCGAG GATCCTGAAGCAGTACAGCCACCCCAACATCGTGCGTCTTATTGGTGTCTGCACCCAGAAGCAGCCCATCTACATCGTCATGGAGCTTGTGCAGG GGGGCGACTTCCTGACCTTCCTCCGCACGGAGGGGGCCCGCCTGCGGGTGAAGACTCTGCTGCAGATGGTGGGGGATGCAGCTGCTGGCATGGAGTACCTGGAGAGCAAGTGCTGCATCCACCG GGACCTGGCTGCTCGGAACTGCCTGGTGACAGAGAAGAATGTTCTGAAGATCAGTGACTTTGGGATGTCCCGAGAGGAAGCTGATGGGGTCTATGCAGCCTCAGGGGGCCTCAGACAAGTCCCCGTGAAGTGGACCGCACCTGAGGCCCTTAACTACG GCCGCTACTCCTCCGAAAGCGACGTGTGGAGCTTTGGCATCTTGCTCTGGGAGACCTTCAGCCTGGGGGCCTCCCCCTATCCCAACCTCAGCAATCAGCAGACACGGGAGTTCGTGGAGAAGG GGGGCCGTCTGCCCTGCCCAGAGCTGTGTCCTGATGCTGTGTTCAGGCTCATGGAGCAGTGCTGGGCCTATGAACCTGGGCAGCGGCCCAGCTTCAGCACCATCTACCAGGAGCTGCAGAGCATCCGAAAGCGGCATCGGTGA
- the FES gene encoding tyrosine-protein kinase Fes/Fps isoform X5, protein MGFSSELCSPQGHGVLQQMQEAELRLLEGMRKWMAQRVKSDREYAGLLHHMSLQDSGAQSRGISPDSPISQSWAEITSQTEGLSRLLRQHAEDLNSGPLSKLSLLIRERQQLRKTYSEQWQQLQQELAKTHSQDIEKLKSQYRVLARDSAQAKRKYQEASKDKDRDKAKDKYVRSLWKLFAHHNRYVLGVRAAQLHHQHHHQLLLPGLLRSLQDLHEEMACILKEILQEYLEISSLVQDEVVAIHQEMAAAAARIQPEAEYQGFLRHYGSAPDVPPCVTFDESLLEEGEPLEPGELQLNELTVESVQHTLTSVTDELAVATEMVFRRQEMVTQLQQELRNEEENTHPRGRVQLLGKRQVLQEALQGLQVALCSQAKLQAQQDLLRTKLEQLGPSEPPAVLLLQDDRHSTSSSEQEREGGRTPTLEILKSHISGIFRPKFSLPPPLQLVPEVQKPLHEQLWYHGAIPRAEVAELLVHSGDFLVRESQGKQEYVLSVLWDGLTRHFIIQSLDNLYRLEGEGFPSIPLLIDHLLSTQQPLTKKSGVILHRAVPKDKWVLNHEDLVLGEQIGRGNFGEVFSGRLRADNTLVAVKSCRETLPPDLKAKFLQEARILKQYSHPNIVRLIGVCTQKQPIYIVMELVQGVLPTCRGRLPDLPPHGGGPPAGEDSAADGGGCSCWHGVPGEQVLHPPSVQPGLGRRLLAK, encoded by the exons ATGGGCTTCTCTTCCGAGCTGTGCAGCCCCCAGGGCCACGGGGTCCTGCAGCAGATGCAGGAGGCCGAGCTTCGTCTACTGGAGGGCATGAGAAAGTGGATGGCCCAGCGGGTCAAGAGTGACAGGGAGTATGCAGGACTGCTTCACCACATGTCCCTGCAGGACAGTGGGGCCCAGAGCCGGGGCATCAGCCCTGACAGCCCCATCAGCCAG TCCTGGGCCGAGATCACCAGCCAAACTGAGGGCCTGAGCCGGTTGCTGCGGCAGCACGCAGAGGATCTGAACTCAGGGCCCCTGAGCAAGTTGAGCCTGCTCATTCGGGAACGGCAGCAGCTTCGCAAGACCTACAGCGAGCAgtggcagcagctgcagcaggagCTCGCCAAG ACCCACAGCCAGGACATTGAGAAGCTGAAGAGCCAGTACCGAGTTCTGGCACGGGACAGTGCCCAAGCCAAGCGCAAGTACCAGGAGGCCAGCAAAG ACAAGGACCGTGACAAGGCCAAGGACAAGTATGTGCGCAGCCTGTGGAAGCTCTTTGCTCACCACAACCGCTATGTGCTGGGCGTGCGGGCTGCACAGCtacaccaccagcaccaccaccagcTCCTGCTGCCCGGCCTGCTGCGGTCACTGCAGGACCTGCACGAGGAGATGGCTTGCATCCT GAAGGAGATCCTGCAGGAATACCTGGAGATTAGCAGCCTGGTGCAGGATGAGGTGGTGGCCATTCACCAGGAGATGGCTGCAGCTGCTGCCCGCATCCAGCCTGAGGCTGAGTACCAAGGCTTCCTGCGACACTATGG GTCCGCACCTGACGTCCCACCCTGCGTCACATTCGATGAGTCACTGCTTGAGGAGGGTGAACCGCTGGAGCCTGGGGAGCTCCAGCTGAACGAGCTGACTGTGGAGAGCGTGCAGCACAC GCTGACCTCGGTGACAGATGAGCTGGCTGTGGCCACCGAGATGGTGTTCAGGCGGCAGGAGATGGTTACACAGCTGCAACAGGAGCTCCGGAATGAAGAGGAGAACACCCACCCCCGGGGGCG GGTGCAGCTGCTGGGCAAGAGGCAGGTGCTGCAAGAAGCACTGCAGGGGCTGCAGGTAGCGCTGTGCAGCCAGGCCAAGCTGCAGGCCCAGCAGGACTTGCTGCGGACcaagctggagcagctgggcccCAGCGAGCCCCCGGCCGTGCTGCTCCTGCAGGATGACCGCCACTCCACGTCGTCCTCG GAGCAGGAGCGAGAGGGGGGAAGGACGCCCACGCTGGAGATCCTTAAGAGCCACATCTCAGGAATCTTCCGCCCCAAGTTCTCG CTCCCCCCACCGCTGCAGCTCGTTCCGGAGGTGCAGAAGCCCCTACATGAGCAGCTGTGGTACCACGGGGCCATCCCGAGGGCCGAGGTGGCTGAGCTGCTGGTGCACTCGGGGGACTTCCTGGTGCGGGAGAGCCAGGGCAAGCAGGAGTACGTGCTGTCGGTGCTGTGGGATGGTCTGACCCGGCACTTCATCATCCAGTCCTTGGAC AACCTGTACCGACTGGAAGGGGAAGGCTTTCCCAGCATTCCTTTGCTCATCGACCACCTACTGAGCACCCAGCAGCCCCTCACCAAGAAGAGTGGTGTCATCCTGCACAGGGCTGTGCCCAAG GACAAGTGGGTGCTGAACCATGAGGACCTGGTGTTGGGTGAGCAGATTGGACGG GGGAACTTTGGCGAAGTGTTCAGCGGACGCCTGCGAGCCGACAACACCCTGGTGGCGGTGAAGTCTTGTCGAGAGACGCTCCCACCTGACCTCAAGGCCAAGTTTCTACAGGAAGCGAG GATCCTGAAGCAGTACAGCCACCCCAACATCGTGCGTCTTATTGGTGTCTGCACCCAGAAGCAGCCCATCTACATCGTCATGGAGCTTGTGCAGG GGGTCCTCCCCACCTGCAGGGGGCGACTTCCTGACCTTCCTCCGCACGGAGGGGGCCCGCCTGCGGGTGAAGACTCTGCTGCAGATGGTGGGGGATGCAGCTGCTGGCATGGAGTACCTGGAGAGCAAGTGCTGCATCCACCG agTGTTcagccagggctgggcaggcGACTGTTGGCCAAATGA